The Raphanus sativus cultivar WK10039 unplaced genomic scaffold, ASM80110v3 Scaffold1353, whole genome shotgun sequence genome includes a region encoding these proteins:
- the LOC130504087 gene encoding transmembrane emp24 domain-containing protein p24beta3-like, which produces MESRQATRISKINVFVLVGLILLNSINQISSLSVTVEEDECVQEYVLYEGDTVSGNFVVVDHDVFWGPDHTGIDFSVTSPAGNIVQTLKGTSGDKFEFKAPRSGMYKFCFHNPYSAPETVSFYIHVGHIPNEHDLAKDEHLDPVNVKIAELRESLESVVAEQKYLKARDTRHRHTNESTRKRVIFYTVGEYIFLAAASGLQILYIRKLFSKSVAYNRV; this is translated from the exons atggagagcaGACAAGCGACGAGGATCTCAAAGATCAATGTCTTTGTATTGGTCGGTCTGATACTATTGAATTCAATCAATCAAATCTCCTCGCTCTCCGTTACGGTCGAGGAAGATGAATGCGTCCAAGAGTACGTCCTCTACGAAGGAGACACCGTCTCTGGAAACTTCGTCGTCGTGGACCATGATGTCTTCTGGGGACCGGATCATACCGGTATTGATTTCTCG GTGACGTCACCAGCTGGGAACATTGTACAGACGTTGAAGGGGACATCAGGAGATAAGTTTGAGTTCAAGGCACCGAGAAGTGGGATGTACAAGTTTTGTTTCCACAACCCTTACTCTGCTCCTGAGACTGTCTCCTTCTACATTCACGTTGGTCATATCCCTAATGAGCATGACTTAGCCAAAGACG AACACTTGGACCCGGTGAATGTTAAGATAGCTGAGCTGAGAGAGTCTTTGGAATCTGTTGTTGCTGAGCAGAAGTATCTTAAAGCACGTGATACCCGTCACCGTCATA CTAATGAGAGCACGAGAAAGCGAGTGATATTCTACACAGTAGGAGAGTACATTTTCCTAGCAGCAGCAAGTGGTCTTCAGATTCTCTACATCCGTAAGCTCTTCAGCAAGTCTGTTGCGTACAACAGAGTTTGA